In Ostrinia nubilalis chromosome 10, ilOstNubi1.1, whole genome shotgun sequence, a single genomic region encodes these proteins:
- the LOC135075302 gene encoding perilipin-4-like isoform X10, translated as MSNIADNISGAFRSIGEKTASLFERKKKDAEQVAQEKAQEAAHVVEEQAKKTGEIIAGAQKTAEDAAGSAANAKQSAIDALDKEMSKVSLAAGEAKDAASRAVADGKKAVDTTKDTLATTVDNSKKAAESAVNTAKDGICSVADSTKSTAQGAVDTGLSYVGSAKDTVASAAQSTIDTTQKTAQSAFDTSKSFATGAKDKIANTVNSTVDCTKNTAQYAADSTKSFVDSAKDSAESSLQSALNASVTAAYSAYDVGKSYFDSAKDTVASTVDSTKNAAHNTVELGKSYVDSAKDAVTSTYQNTVDTTKNVVNSTVDTGKTYVSSAKDAVANTVNSTVDTTKNVTASAIGKGTELVGSAKDTIANSVDSAKNVSTSAYDEGLSIAGATKDTIANTVTATVDTTKNFTSSALDKGATLVGTAKDTVANTVSSTVDTTKNVAAAAVDKGTSLVGTARDTVANTVSATVDTTKNVASAAVEKGTSLVGAAKDTVSATVDTTKNVASAAVEKGTSIVGSAKDTVANTVSATVDTTKNVAAAAVEKGTTLVGTAKDTVANTVSATVDTTKNVAAAAIDKGTSLVGTAKETVSNTVDTTKNVASSAFEKGTSLVGSAKDTVANTVSATVDTTKNVASSAFDKGTALVGSAKDTVANTVSATVDTTKNVASSAFDKGTSLVGSAKDTVANTVSATVDTTKNVASSAFDKGTSLVGSAKDTVANTVSATVDTTKNVASSAFDKGTSLVGSAKDTVANTVSATVDTTKNFTASAVDKGASFFDSAKDTVANTVSGTVDTTKNGASSAVDKSSAFVGSAKDTVTSTLFSTSESLEKIENEVEEIAECSSDAIHTTMDTTKKAAEDAKAQTMKAAEDAKERAKAAAEAAKEEAKRAANIALEESKKAAEKAAADATNAVNSTVDSTFKRVEHATDEGLKNAGHVVDSKLKDADKFLSEKRDTLVTNFSTAAHDGAQGAAGLLSKGLATFPK; from the exons ATGTCAAACATCGCTGATAATATCTCGG GAGCGTTCCGGAGTATCGGAGAGAAGACCGCGTCTCTCTTCGAGCGCAAGAAGAAGGATGCGGAGCAGGTGGCCCAGGAGAAGGCGCAGGAGGCCGCCCACGTGGTGGAAGAACAGGCGAAGAAGACCGGGGAGATCATCGCTGGCGCCCAAAAGACCGCTGAGGACGCTGCTGGTAGTG CTGCCAACGCCAAGCAGTCAGCCATTGATGCCCTGGACAAGGAGATGTCAAAGGTGTCCCTGGCTGCAGGAGAGGCCAAGGACGCCGCCAGCCGCGCCGTGGCTGATGGCAAGAAGGCCGTAGACACCACTAAAG ATACACTTGCAACCACAGTTGATAACTCAAAGAAGGCAGCCGAATCTGCGGTGAACACAGCTAAAG ATGGTATCTGTAGCGTCGCGGACTCTACCAAGAGTACCGCTCAGGGAGCTGTGGACACAGGTCTGTCGTATGTTGGGAGCGCCAAAG ATACAGTCGCAAGCGCAGCCCAAAGCACAATTGACACCACCCAAAAGACCGCACAAAGCGCATTTGACACGAGCAAATCTTTTGCTACCGGTGCTAAAG ATAAAATTGCAAATACAGTAAACTCTACTGTCGATTGCACCAAAAACACAGCGCAATACGCTGCCGACTCTACCAAGTCATTCGTAGACAGTGCTAAAG ATTCAGCAGAAAGCTCATTGCAATCGGCTCTGAATGCGTCGGTGACCGCCGCCTATTCCGCTTACGACGTTGGAAAGTCGTATTTCGATAGTGCTAAAG ATACTGTAGCCAGTACGGTAGATTCCACTAAAAATGCAGCCCATAACACAGTCGAATTAGGGAAATCGTACGTCGATTCCGCCAAAG ATGCCGTTACAAGCACCTACCAAAACACAGTCGATACCACGAAAAATGTTGTAAACTCTACTGTGGATACAGGCAAAACATACGTTAGCAGCGCTAAAG ATGCCGTGGCGAACACGGTGAACAGCACAGTTGACACAACTAAAAATGTCACAGCATCTGCCATTGGAAAAGGAACTGAGTTAGTGGGCAGTGCTAAAG ATACGATTGCAAACTCAGTAGACTCGGCGAAGAATGTCTCGACCTCGGCTTACGATGAGGGACTTTCAATCGCTGGAGCAACCAAAG ACACTATAGCAAACACTGTGACAGCTACCGTAGACACTACAAAGAATTTTACATCATCGGCTTTAGACAAAGGTGCCACGTTAGTAGGCACTGCTAAAG ACACCGTAGCAAACACAGTATCATCCACTGTAGACACAACTAAGAATGTAGCTGCAGCTGCAGTAGACAAAGGGACATCACTAGTTGGCACTGCTAGAG acACCGTAGCAAACACAGTATCTGCCACAGTAGACACGACCAAAAATGTGGCCTCGGCTGCAGTAGAAAAGGGCACATCACTTGTAGGCGCTGCTAAAG acACCGTATCTGCCACAGTAGACACAACTAAAAATGTGGCTTCAGCTGCAGTAGAAAAAGGCACATCCATAGTAGGTTCTGCCAAAG ACACCGTAGCGAACACGGTATCGGCTACTGTAGACACAACTAAAAATGTTGCCGCTGCCGCTGTAGAAAAAGGCACTACATTAGTAGGCACGGCTAAAG ACACCGTAGCAAACACTGTATCGGCGACTGTAGACACAACCAAAAATGTAGCAGCGGCCGCAATAGACAAGGGCACGTCACTGGTAGGAACTGCTAAAG AGACCGTATCAAACACCGTAGACACAACCAAAAATGTAGCTTCATCCGCATTTGAGAAAGGCACATCCCTTGTAGGTTCAGCCAAAG ACACCGTAGCAAACACAGTATCGGCAACAGTAGACACAACTAAGAATGTTGCTTCGTCCGCGTTTGATAAAGGAACAGCATTAGTGGGCTCAGCTAAAG ACACTGTAGCAAACACTGTATCCGCCACAGTAGACACGACCAAAAATGTTGCTTCGTCCGCATTTGACAAAGGCACATCACTAGTAGGCTCTGCTAAAG ACACTGTAGCAAACACAGTATCAGCAACGGTAGACACAACTAAGAATGTTGCTTCGTCCGCGTTTGATAAAGGAACATCTTTAGTGGGCTCTGCTAAAG ACACCGTAGCAAACACTGTATCGGCAACTGTAGACACAACTAAGAATGTTGCTTCGTCCGCGTTTGACAAAGGAACATCATTAGTGGGCTCTGCTAAAG ACACCGTAGCAAACACAGTATCGGCTACTGTAGACACAACCAAAAATTTCACTGCTTCAGCAGTAGACAAGGGCGCAAGTTTCTTTGATTCTGCTAAAG ACACAGTAGCAAACACTGTATCAGGCACTGTAGACACAACCAAAAATGGGGCTTCATCTGCAGTAGACAAAAGCTCTGCTTTTGTAGGGTCAGCCAAAG ATACAGTAACAAGCACGTTATTTAGCACCTCAGAGTCTCTTGAAAAGATCGAGAACGAAGTTGAAGAAATAGCTGAATGTTCTTCAG ATGCCATCCACACGACCATGGACACGACGAAGAAGGCAGCCGAGGATGCGAAGGCGCAGACGATGAAGGCAGCTGAAGACGCCAAGGAGAGGGCCAAGGCCGCCGCCGAGGCCGCCAAGGAAGAGGCCAAGAGGGCAGCCA ACATTGCCTTAGAAGAGTCCAAGAAGGCAGCAGAGAAGGCGGCTGCCGACGCAACCAACGCCGTCAACAGCACCGTCGACAGCACCTTCAAGCGAGTGGAGCACGCCACCGACGAGGGCCTGAAGAACGCCGGCCATGTGGTAGACTCCAAACTCAAGGACGCCGACAAGTTCCTCAGCGAGAAGAGAGATACG
- the LOC135075302 gene encoding perilipin-4-like isoform X9, whose protein sequence is MSNIADNISGAFRSIGEKTASLFERKKKDAEQVAQEKAQEAAHVVEEQAKKTGEIIAGAQKTAEDAAGSAANAKQSAIDALDKEMSKVSLAAGEAKDAASRAVADGKKAVDTTKDTLATTVDNSKKAAESAVNTAKDGICSVADSTKSTAQGAVDTGLSYVGSAKDTVASAAQSTIDTTQKTAQSAFDTSKSFATGAKDKIANTVNSTVDCTKNTAQYAADSTKSFVDSAKDSAESSLQSALNASVTAAYSAYDVGKSYFDSAKDTVASTVDSTKNAAHNTVELGKSYVDSAKDAVTSTYQNTVDTTKNVVNSTVDTGKTYVSSAKDAVANTVNSTVDTTKNVTASAIGKGTELVGSAKDTIANSVDSAKNVSTSAYDEGLSIAGATKDTIANTVTATVDTTKNFTSSALDKGATLVGTAKDTVANTVSSTVDTTKNVAAAAVDKGTSLVGTARDTVANTVSATVDTTKNVASAAVEKGTSLVGAAKDTVSATVDTTKNVASAAVEKGTSIVGSAKDTVANTVSATVDTTKNVAAAAVEKGTTLVGTAKDTVANTVSATVDTTKNVAAAAIDKGTSLVGTAKETVSNTVDTTKNVASSAFEKGTSLVGSAKDTVTNTVSATVDTTKNVASSAFEKGTSLVGSAKDTVANTVSATVDTTKNVASSAFDKGTALVGSAKDTVANTVSATVDTTKNVASSAFDKGTSLVGSAKDTVANTVSATVDTTKNVASSAFDKGTSLVGSAKDTVANTVSATVDTTKNVASSAFDKGTSLVGSAKDTVANTVSATVDTTKNFTASAVDKGASFFDSAKDTVTSTLFSTSESLEKIENEVEEIAECSSDAIHTTMDTTKKAAEDAKAQTMKAAEDAKERAKAAAEAAKEEAKRAANIALEESKKAAEKAAADATNAVNSTVDSTFKRVEHATDEGLKNAGHVVDSKLKDADKFLSEKRDTLVTNFSTAAHDGAQGAAGLLSKGLATFPK, encoded by the exons ATGTCAAACATCGCTGATAATATCTCGG GAGCGTTCCGGAGTATCGGAGAGAAGACCGCGTCTCTCTTCGAGCGCAAGAAGAAGGATGCGGAGCAGGTGGCCCAGGAGAAGGCGCAGGAGGCCGCCCACGTGGTGGAAGAACAGGCGAAGAAGACCGGGGAGATCATCGCTGGCGCCCAAAAGACCGCTGAGGACGCTGCTGGTAGTG CTGCCAACGCCAAGCAGTCAGCCATTGATGCCCTGGACAAGGAGATGTCAAAGGTGTCCCTGGCTGCAGGAGAGGCCAAGGACGCCGCCAGCCGCGCCGTGGCTGATGGCAAGAAGGCCGTAGACACCACTAAAG ATACACTTGCAACCACAGTTGATAACTCAAAGAAGGCAGCCGAATCTGCGGTGAACACAGCTAAAG ATGGTATCTGTAGCGTCGCGGACTCTACCAAGAGTACCGCTCAGGGAGCTGTGGACACAGGTCTGTCGTATGTTGGGAGCGCCAAAG ATACAGTCGCAAGCGCAGCCCAAAGCACAATTGACACCACCCAAAAGACCGCACAAAGCGCATTTGACACGAGCAAATCTTTTGCTACCGGTGCTAAAG ATAAAATTGCAAATACAGTAAACTCTACTGTCGATTGCACCAAAAACACAGCGCAATACGCTGCCGACTCTACCAAGTCATTCGTAGACAGTGCTAAAG ATTCAGCAGAAAGCTCATTGCAATCGGCTCTGAATGCGTCGGTGACCGCCGCCTATTCCGCTTACGACGTTGGAAAGTCGTATTTCGATAGTGCTAAAG ATACTGTAGCCAGTACGGTAGATTCCACTAAAAATGCAGCCCATAACACAGTCGAATTAGGGAAATCGTACGTCGATTCCGCCAAAG ATGCCGTTACAAGCACCTACCAAAACACAGTCGATACCACGAAAAATGTTGTAAACTCTACTGTGGATACAGGCAAAACATACGTTAGCAGCGCTAAAG ATGCCGTGGCGAACACGGTGAACAGCACAGTTGACACAACTAAAAATGTCACAGCATCTGCCATTGGAAAAGGAACTGAGTTAGTGGGCAGTGCTAAAG ATACGATTGCAAACTCAGTAGACTCGGCGAAGAATGTCTCGACCTCGGCTTACGATGAGGGACTTTCAATCGCTGGAGCAACCAAAG ACACTATAGCAAACACTGTGACAGCTACCGTAGACACTACAAAGAATTTTACATCATCGGCTTTAGACAAAGGTGCCACGTTAGTAGGCACTGCTAAAG ACACCGTAGCAAACACAGTATCATCCACTGTAGACACAACTAAGAATGTAGCTGCAGCTGCAGTAGACAAAGGGACATCACTAGTTGGCACTGCTAGAG acACCGTAGCAAACACAGTATCTGCCACAGTAGACACGACCAAAAATGTGGCCTCGGCTGCAGTAGAAAAGGGCACATCACTTGTAGGCGCTGCTAAAG acACCGTATCTGCCACAGTAGACACAACTAAAAATGTGGCTTCAGCTGCAGTAGAAAAAGGCACATCCATAGTAGGTTCTGCCAAAG ACACCGTAGCGAACACGGTATCGGCTACTGTAGACACAACTAAAAATGTTGCCGCTGCCGCTGTAGAAAAAGGCACTACATTAGTAGGCACGGCTAAAG ACACCGTAGCAAACACTGTATCGGCGACTGTAGACACAACCAAAAATGTAGCAGCGGCCGCAATAGACAAGGGCACGTCACTGGTAGGAACTGCTAAAG AGACCGTATCAAACACCGTAGACACAACCAAAAATGTAGCTTCATCCGCATTTGAGAAAGGCACATCCCTTGTAGGTTCAGCCAAAG acACTGTCACCAACACAGTATCAGCTACTGTAGACACAACTAAAAATGTTGCTTCTTCTGCATTTGAGAAAGGCACATCATTAGTAGGTTCAGCCAAAG ACACCGTAGCAAACACAGTATCGGCAACAGTAGACACAACTAAGAATGTTGCTTCGTCCGCGTTTGATAAAGGAACAGCATTAGTGGGCTCAGCTAAAG ACACTGTAGCAAACACTGTATCCGCCACAGTAGACACGACCAAAAATGTTGCTTCGTCCGCATTTGACAAAGGCACATCACTAGTAGGCTCTGCTAAAG ACACTGTAGCAAACACAGTATCAGCAACGGTAGACACAACTAAGAATGTTGCTTCGTCCGCGTTTGATAAAGGAACATCTTTAGTGGGCTCTGCTAAAG ACACCGTAGCAAACACTGTATCGGCAACTGTAGACACAACTAAGAATGTTGCTTCGTCCGCGTTTGACAAAGGAACATCATTAGTGGGCTCTGCTAAAG ACACCGTAGCAAACACAGTATCGGCTACTGTAGACACAACCAAAAATTTCACTGCTTCAGCAGTAGACAAGGGCGCAAGTTTCTTTGATTCTGCTAAAG ATACAGTAACAAGCACGTTATTTAGCACCTCAGAGTCTCTTGAAAAGATCGAGAACGAAGTTGAAGAAATAGCTGAATGTTCTTCAG ATGCCATCCACACGACCATGGACACGACGAAGAAGGCAGCCGAGGATGCGAAGGCGCAGACGATGAAGGCAGCTGAAGACGCCAAGGAGAGGGCCAAGGCCGCCGCCGAGGCCGCCAAGGAAGAGGCCAAGAGGGCAGCCA ACATTGCCTTAGAAGAGTCCAAGAAGGCAGCAGAGAAGGCGGCTGCCGACGCAACCAACGCCGTCAACAGCACCGTCGACAGCACCTTCAAGCGAGTGGAGCACGCCACCGACGAGGGCCTGAAGAACGCCGGCCATGTGGTAGACTCCAAACTCAAGGACGCCGACAAGTTCCTCAGCGAGAAGAGAGATACG
- the LOC135075302 gene encoding perilipin-4-like isoform X11 has protein sequence MSNIADNISGAFRSIGEKTASLFERKKKDAEQVAQEKAQEAAHVVEEQAKKTGEIIAGAQKTAEDAAGSAANAKQSAIDALDKEMSKVSLAAGEAKDAASRAVADGKKAVDTTKDTLATTVDNSKKAAESAVNTAKDGICSVADSTKSTAQGAVDTGLSYVGSAKDTVASAAQSTIDTTQKTAQSAFDTSKSFATGAKDKIANTVNSTVDCTKNTAQYAADSTKSFVDSAKDSAESSLQSALNASVTAAYSAYDVGKSYFDSAKDTVASTVDSTKNAAHNTVELGKSYVDSAKDAVTSTYQNTVDTTKNVVNSTVDTGKTYVSSAKDAVANTVNSTVDTTKNVTASAIGKGTELVGSAKDTIANSVDSAKNVSTSAYDEGLSIAGATKDTIANTVTATVDTTKNFTSSALDKGATLVGTAKDTVANTVSSTVDTTKNVAAAAVDKGTSLVGTARDTVANTVSATVDTTKNVASAAVEKGTSLVGAAKDTVSATVDTTKNVASAAVEKGTSIVGSAKDTVANTVSATVDTTKNVAAAAVEKGTTLVGTAKDTVANTVSATVDTTKNVAAAAIDKGTSLVGTAKETVSNTVDTTKNVASSAFEKGTSLVGSAKDTVTNTVSATVDTTKNVASSAFEKGTSLVGSAKDTVANTVSATVDTTKNVASSAFDKGTALVGSAKDTVANTVSATVDTTKNVASSAFDKGTSLVGSAKDTVANTVSATVDTTKNVASSAFDKGTSLVGSAKDTVANTVSATVDTTKNFTASAVDKGASFFDSAKDTVANTVSGTVDTTKNGASSAVDKSSAFVGSAKDTVTSTLFSTSESLEKIENEVEEIAECSSDAIHTTMDTTKKAAEDAKAQTMKAAEDAKERAKAAAEAAKEEAKRAANIALEESKKAAEKAAADATNAVNSTVDSTFKRVEHATDEGLKNAGHVVDSKLKDADKFLSEKRDTLVTNFSTAAHDGAQGAAGLLSKGLATFPK, from the exons ATGTCAAACATCGCTGATAATATCTCGG GAGCGTTCCGGAGTATCGGAGAGAAGACCGCGTCTCTCTTCGAGCGCAAGAAGAAGGATGCGGAGCAGGTGGCCCAGGAGAAGGCGCAGGAGGCCGCCCACGTGGTGGAAGAACAGGCGAAGAAGACCGGGGAGATCATCGCTGGCGCCCAAAAGACCGCTGAGGACGCTGCTGGTAGTG CTGCCAACGCCAAGCAGTCAGCCATTGATGCCCTGGACAAGGAGATGTCAAAGGTGTCCCTGGCTGCAGGAGAGGCCAAGGACGCCGCCAGCCGCGCCGTGGCTGATGGCAAGAAGGCCGTAGACACCACTAAAG ATACACTTGCAACCACAGTTGATAACTCAAAGAAGGCAGCCGAATCTGCGGTGAACACAGCTAAAG ATGGTATCTGTAGCGTCGCGGACTCTACCAAGAGTACCGCTCAGGGAGCTGTGGACACAGGTCTGTCGTATGTTGGGAGCGCCAAAG ATACAGTCGCAAGCGCAGCCCAAAGCACAATTGACACCACCCAAAAGACCGCACAAAGCGCATTTGACACGAGCAAATCTTTTGCTACCGGTGCTAAAG ATAAAATTGCAAATACAGTAAACTCTACTGTCGATTGCACCAAAAACACAGCGCAATACGCTGCCGACTCTACCAAGTCATTCGTAGACAGTGCTAAAG ATTCAGCAGAAAGCTCATTGCAATCGGCTCTGAATGCGTCGGTGACCGCCGCCTATTCCGCTTACGACGTTGGAAAGTCGTATTTCGATAGTGCTAAAG ATACTGTAGCCAGTACGGTAGATTCCACTAAAAATGCAGCCCATAACACAGTCGAATTAGGGAAATCGTACGTCGATTCCGCCAAAG ATGCCGTTACAAGCACCTACCAAAACACAGTCGATACCACGAAAAATGTTGTAAACTCTACTGTGGATACAGGCAAAACATACGTTAGCAGCGCTAAAG ATGCCGTGGCGAACACGGTGAACAGCACAGTTGACACAACTAAAAATGTCACAGCATCTGCCATTGGAAAAGGAACTGAGTTAGTGGGCAGTGCTAAAG ATACGATTGCAAACTCAGTAGACTCGGCGAAGAATGTCTCGACCTCGGCTTACGATGAGGGACTTTCAATCGCTGGAGCAACCAAAG ACACTATAGCAAACACTGTGACAGCTACCGTAGACACTACAAAGAATTTTACATCATCGGCTTTAGACAAAGGTGCCACGTTAGTAGGCACTGCTAAAG ACACCGTAGCAAACACAGTATCATCCACTGTAGACACAACTAAGAATGTAGCTGCAGCTGCAGTAGACAAAGGGACATCACTAGTTGGCACTGCTAGAG acACCGTAGCAAACACAGTATCTGCCACAGTAGACACGACCAAAAATGTGGCCTCGGCTGCAGTAGAAAAGGGCACATCACTTGTAGGCGCTGCTAAAG acACCGTATCTGCCACAGTAGACACAACTAAAAATGTGGCTTCAGCTGCAGTAGAAAAAGGCACATCCATAGTAGGTTCTGCCAAAG ACACCGTAGCGAACACGGTATCGGCTACTGTAGACACAACTAAAAATGTTGCCGCTGCCGCTGTAGAAAAAGGCACTACATTAGTAGGCACGGCTAAAG ACACCGTAGCAAACACTGTATCGGCGACTGTAGACACAACCAAAAATGTAGCAGCGGCCGCAATAGACAAGGGCACGTCACTGGTAGGAACTGCTAAAG AGACCGTATCAAACACCGTAGACACAACCAAAAATGTAGCTTCATCCGCATTTGAGAAAGGCACATCCCTTGTAGGTTCAGCCAAAG acACTGTCACCAACACAGTATCAGCTACTGTAGACACAACTAAAAATGTTGCTTCTTCTGCATTTGAGAAAGGCACATCATTAGTAGGTTCAGCCAAAG ACACCGTAGCAAACACAGTATCGGCAACAGTAGACACAACTAAGAATGTTGCTTCGTCCGCGTTTGATAAAGGAACAGCATTAGTGGGCTCAGCTAAAG ACACTGTAGCAAACACAGTATCAGCAACGGTAGACACAACTAAGAATGTTGCTTCGTCCGCGTTTGATAAAGGAACATCTTTAGTGGGCTCTGCTAAAG ACACCGTAGCAAACACTGTATCGGCAACTGTAGACACAACTAAGAATGTTGCTTCGTCCGCGTTTGACAAAGGAACATCATTAGTGGGCTCTGCTAAAG ACACCGTAGCAAACACAGTATCGGCTACTGTAGACACAACCAAAAATTTCACTGCTTCAGCAGTAGACAAGGGCGCAAGTTTCTTTGATTCTGCTAAAG ACACAGTAGCAAACACTGTATCAGGCACTGTAGACACAACCAAAAATGGGGCTTCATCTGCAGTAGACAAAAGCTCTGCTTTTGTAGGGTCAGCCAAAG ATACAGTAACAAGCACGTTATTTAGCACCTCAGAGTCTCTTGAAAAGATCGAGAACGAAGTTGAAGAAATAGCTGAATGTTCTTCAG ATGCCATCCACACGACCATGGACACGACGAAGAAGGCAGCCGAGGATGCGAAGGCGCAGACGATGAAGGCAGCTGAAGACGCCAAGGAGAGGGCCAAGGCCGCCGCCGAGGCCGCCAAGGAAGAGGCCAAGAGGGCAGCCA ACATTGCCTTAGAAGAGTCCAAGAAGGCAGCAGAGAAGGCGGCTGCCGACGCAACCAACGCCGTCAACAGCACCGTCGACAGCACCTTCAAGCGAGTGGAGCACGCCACCGACGAGGGCCTGAAGAACGCCGGCCATGTGGTAGACTCCAAACTCAAGGACGCCGACAAGTTCCTCAGCGAGAAGAGAGATACG